The genomic DNA GAAAATTTTGAGCTTTGTCCCAATAAGCACTGTAATTTATCTTATATTTATCCAAGAGGCTATATACACGTAAATGGTCAAGCTGCGCATATTGTTGGTGTGTCATGGGTATCAGTACAGAACAGGTCGCATCTTCTGGTATTTTAGTAGGCTTTAACCACTTATTGTAGGTACGTATCATCGGTAAAGATACACCAAATTGTTGGCTAAGTTCATGAATGGTTTTCCCCTGACAATCTCGACATTCATACAGGTATAGTTCTGGATGCAGTTCTTTACCTATCGCATCTTTAAATACAAGCTTATGCGCTATAAAGTGATATATATACCAATGAGCATGACTATCTATTGTTGCTGTTCTAGCACCAATATTCCATTTATTCCCTTTAATAAATGTCTTTGCGCCACCTCTTCCTAAATGAAACGCCAATAGTGAATATAGCCAATTGTTAAAATGGCTATAATGCTTCTTAATATATTTGGCAAATGCTCTAGTAGAAGCAACGATATGCATCCGTTCATCAATATAACGGTCTATTCTTGTACCTACTTCTAAAGCACCTGCTTGCTTAAATTGCCAAAATCCTACTGCATTGGTCTCAGAAATATCATCAGCTATCAAATGGCTTTCTTGTATGGCTAAATACTTTAAATCATCTGGTAGCCCTTCTTCTTTTAAAACTCTTTCTATAAGAGGCATGTATAAATTGATACGGTCAAAAACTTCTTTATAGTGTTTAGGGCTGCGGGTTAAAGATGTTACCTTTTTTTGTATTTCTTCTTTGGCTTCTGCTGCTATATATAATTGCATATTGGCAAAGCTAATTTTATTAGGTACAGTTATAGTCTGCCCATATATAGAGCTACCATTTGCCAATAAGCGATAAAAAATAAAAAATAATAGTAAACGGAATAGCTTCATTTTTTTCTAATAACCATTAGTCCATCTCTAATCGGAAATAAAACATTATCTGTTCTTGAATCATTATGTACTCTATTATTAAAATCTATGATTGTCTGAGTGTATTTGTCTTTTGTGAGTTGATTCTCTGTTTCACACACTTTGCCTTTCCAAAGTACGTTGTCTACAATAATAAATCCATGTGGATTTAATTTCTCAAGTGACAATTCATAGTATTGGGTATAGTTCTTTTTGTCGGCATCAATAAATATTAGATCAAATTTTTCATTAATCTTAGGTACGATTTCTAGTGCTGGTCCTATATAATACCGTATTTGATGTGCTTTGCCAGAACTTTCAAAATATCCCTTTACACGTGCTTCTAAATTTTTATCAATATCAACAGTGTATAAAATGCCATCTTCAGTTAGGCCTTCTGCTAAACATAGTGCTGAATAACCTGTATAGGTACCTATTTCTAAAATCCTGCGTGGCCTTATCATATGTGAAAAGGTGGCTAGTATCCTTCCCTGTAAATGGCCAGAAATCATCTTGGCTCCATGGACTTCTGCATGTGTTTCCCTATTAATAGTATTTAAGAGAATCGGTTCAGAACTTGAATAAGCTTCTGCATAGGCATGAATAGCTGAATAATCGGAATCCATAATAGTATTATAATAGATAATTGGAGTATTTCCTATAAAATATTCTGGAGTTGTTCTTTTATTTTTTCTAACTCATTTTTCATAACAATAACATACTGTTGAATAGTAGCATCATTAGCTTTAACCCCAAGTGTGTTTAGTTCTCTGCCTATTTCCTGCGTAATGAAAGTTAATTTCTTCCCAGCTATCTCTTCATGCTTCATAACTTTTTCGAAATAAGCTAAGTGGTTAGCTAAGCGTACTTTTTCTTCAGTAATGTCTAGTTTGTCTAAGTGATAAACGAGCTCTTGTTCTAACCGAAGTTCATCAATAGGTAATTCTGGGCTAATGGCTTTAAGCTTGTCTAAAAGTCTTGTTTTAATAACTTCTAGCCTGTTACTATCTAAGGAGTTTATTAGTGCTAGCTCTTGGGTTATCTTATATAAATAGCTGCTAATACTTTGCAGTAATGCCTTTCCTTCTTCTTCTCTTGTTTGATCGCACTTTTGAAGTGCTGTCTGGATAGTATCTTCTATTTTATTTCTAGTATGCTCGTCTATTTCTGTATCAAACGCTTTATCTGTTGCGTTAACCATAACCCCTGTAGTTTTTAAAGCTATATCAAATATATTATTGGTATGAGCACCTACGTCATTTGCCAGCTGTTCTAGCATCTTATAGTAAGCTTTAAAAAGTGGTTCTTGGATAACAATTTGTGGGGTGGCTTTTTGTTTAGCTTCGTAACTTACAGTAACTTCTATTTTACCCCTATGAAGATAAGTTATAATAAGGTTTCTCCAAGCAAGTGTTTGCTCTGTAAAGAGTTTGGGGACCTGTAAGCTTACATCTGCATGTTTTGAATTAACTGATCTGGCTTCTACTGATACACGTAGTTGATCATCTTCATAAATAGCCTTCCCAAACCCTGTCATTGACTTTTGCATGTCTTGTTAATCTTATAAGTGTTATATGCTGATAAACAAAGATAAGAAAAGCTTAGCGTTTGTAAGTAAGTCTAACTTTGTATATGCTGGGGTGTAAAATTTTTATTCTTATTTCAATATTTGGCACAGTAGAATCTATAGACCATATAAATATTCCATCCCCACCATATTCCACTAAGGGCACCTAATAAAATATCTCCAGGATAATGCACCCCCCCATATATACGTGCATAACTTACAATTGATGCCCAAATAAATAATAGAAAACAGTAGTGAGTTCTGAATAAAAGACATAAAAAGGTTGCTAATCCAAAAGTGTTGGCAGCATGAGAAGAAATAAACCCATATGAGCCGTGGTGCCTGCCTATTACATGCACTATTGCTTTTAAATTGGGGTCAAAGCAAGGACGCAACTTTTGGATGTAAGGTTTAACTAGCCCAGAAGCAAACTGATCACAAATGGTAATTAAGACAGCGATAGTTAATAAAATCACCCAAAACCTTTTCTTGAACCTTTTGATTATGAAGTATAATAAGATTATATATAATGGTATCCAAAATAGCTCATGTGTAATCCAGTATACAACCTTATCCCAGAATGTAGTATGCATTTGGTTGATTATAAGGAATAATTCTTTATCTATTTCCAGTAGGCGTGCAAGCAATAAATTCAACATATATATTGTTGTTAGTTGGCTTAGTGTTTAAGGGGAACAGCTTTAAGGTTAAAGACTTAAAAACTCCAAGGTATATTTTTTTTGTATAATAGTCTCACAGTTTACATTATATTCTAGCCATAAAAAACTTAGCTTTTCCCAATAGATAAAAAGCATAAACATTTTGTGAAATTTGATGATTTGGGTCTTATTTCTGATTTTTTTGTTATTCTGCTCTTTCTATTTCTTGAACTTTCGTTTCTGATTTCTAGGCTTTGCTTATGCTATCTTGGACGTCCCCGGCTCTTTTTTCCTAGGGCCCCTACCTTTATTACTTTCCTCCCGACTGTATTTACTTTTCTCTTGTGATTAAAATAGCTGGAAACTCGTGTTTGCAGGCACTGACACCTATGCTATTGAGATCTGAAGGACTATCATTAGCTAGATATTGAGCATCAAGCTTAAGGAAGTATGGAATATTTGTTCGTTGTAATAGCAAGCTCTTGGCGCACCTTTCGTTTACTCTAAAAAAGATAAAAAATCCCCACTCTTTTAAGGAAAAGGTGGGGAAAAAGAGAACTTATGTTGGAGAAAGTTTAAACTTTCTATTGGGCTATAAAAGTAGATTTATTCGTTTAGCATCAAAGTCCTATTAATATCTCCATCTTTGACCACAATTTTCCTTTCCTCATCAACCCTTGTTGGATTAGAAATATCTAAATTGGCAAATTCTCCTTGTAACTCGTCTGCATGTTCCTCAATATATATATCAACTGTTGCCTCGATATTTGCCTTCTTTTCTGAAGTATTGTAATGTTGATATTCCCATACTAACCATTTTCCCCAACCCCAGTTTCTGTCAGGATCAAGCCCAGAAATTGCTCGGCGGTAAATTTCACGAAGTCTTTTAAGTTTTGCTTTGAAATCGGGATTTAAACTGGGCTTTTTTGCAGAGTCTATGAGATGCCAGTCGGCAAGTTCTTTTTCTGTTGTAGTCTCCTCATCATCCCAAGGATCATCGATCTCATCATTACTCTTTTCTGCATTTTCGTTCTCATCTGAACTTATTTGTCCTAGTGCTTTCATCCTGTCAAATGCAGCAGCAAAAACCTTTTGCATGTCATTTAGTGACTCGCTTCCTGAAGGCAATGAAGGTAGTAATGTAAATCTGGGTTTAAATAAGCCTTTGTCTATATCGTCATGAATCTTACGCAATAATTTTTCTTCTTCACGATTTACGTTGGTGGTCTGATCTGCACGATTTCTTATGGCATCCAACAGTGCTGTTTTACTCATTTCTGAAGGTTGTCCCCTAGGTATTACTACTCTTTTTGCTGTTGAACGTTTTGATTCCCTAAATTCCCTATCTCGCTGTTTGTCTTCTTGCAATAATTTATCTTCTTGTACCTTTGCTCTGGAAACTTCATCCATTATTTCATTATCTCTTTCATCCTCATCCTTGTCCTTGGCATCTTTTTTTTCTCCTTCTTCTCCTACCATAACTGATCGCCTTTTCTCTCGTGCTATTTCCTCACTTGTAGGAGAGTGGGGTGAAAGCACTTTGCCTGAAACTTGTTGAGATTGTCTTTGTTCATTTGTCCGCTTTAAGTCTTTTATTGCCTGAGATAGTAGCTGTTCACCTATTGGTTCATCTTGTGAATTTAGCCGCTCTTTCCCCTTGTCTTCTCTGGCTATTGGCCGGCTGCCACCTGCACTAGCAGGTTTCTGCTGAGTAGGAAATGTCGAAACAAGAGATGCTGGAGGAGGTGTTGGAGCAGGAGGCACCACCGAAGCAGAAGATGCTAACTGAATAGAGCTGTTAGATGTACTCGTGCTAGTTGAAGCATTATCTCCTGATATTTCAGATTCTTTTGTATTCTCTTCCTCACTAGGACCAGCTTCTGCTGCTCTAGCTAGTCTTTCTGCTTGTTCTTCTGCTTGTTTTAACCTTTCTTCTTCCACTTGTCTTAATCTTTCTGCTTCTTCTGCTTGTTTCAACTTTTCTTCTTTTTGTTTTAATCTTTCTGCTGCTTGTTGTAACCTTCCTTCTTCTTGTCTTAGTCTCTCTGCTGCTTGTTGTAACCTTCCTTCTTCTTGTCTTAGTCTTTCTGCTGCTTGTTGTAACCTTCCTTCTTCTTGCCTTATTCTTTCTTCTCCTGCTGCTCTTTCTGCTTCTTGTCTTAGTCTTTCTTCCTCTTGTGCTAATCTTTCTGACGCTTCTTCTTGCCTTAATCTCTCTGCTGCTTGTCTTCTTACTTTTTCTTTCTCTAATCTTTGTGCTTCAGCTTCTTCTTCTGTTACTGCTGCTGACTGTGGTTGCGGCTGTAAAATTGCTTTACTCCAAGTTAAACTTTTAACTATTTTTTTAGCACCACATACTAGCTCTAAGGTAACTTCGGAAGCGCTATTATCACCTTCCTCGTCTAATTGCAAAATAGTGGAATATGGTGAAGCATTTTTATTCATTAAAAATGGCTCAATATTAGCTGATTCTCCATTTATTATCTTTTTTCCATTTAATGTAAAACTAGCACCCTGATGTTCTACCACTGTTGATGTTAATCTTATAAAAATATCTTCTAAGCTTATCTCATCCTTTCCAACGTTATTAATGAAAAAGCTTACTTGTTGATCATTG from Candidatus Amoebophilus asiaticus 5a2 includes the following:
- a CDS encoding lytic transglycosylase domain-containing protein yields the protein MQLYIAAEAKEEIQKKVTSLTRSPKHYKEVFDRINLYMPLIERVLKEEGLPDDLKYLAIQESHLIADDISETNAVGFWQFKQAGALEVGTRIDRYIDERMHIVASTRAFAKYIKKHYSHFNNWLYSLLAFHLGRGGAKTFIKGNKWNIGARTATIDSHAHWYIYHFIAHKLVFKDAIGKELHPELYLYECRDCQGKTIHELSQQFGVSLPMIRTYNKWLKPTKIPEDATCSVLIPMTHQQYAQLDHLRVYSLLDKYKINYSAYWDKAQNFPCITSAKSTNKSQPTIQINGINGIVAQPNDNLTTLATKGNIPLKQFLEFNDIDAKHQIEIGQAYYFKAKNNRANVHYHIVRHKETWWSIAQKYGIKLSSLLSKNRARKALTLTAGRVLWLRFMRPANIPIAYLNDPIINNAPSKPDVAQTYAVTENTTTYFKKGSNN
- a CDS encoding O-methyltransferase, translated to MDSDYSAIHAYAEAYSSSEPILLNTINRETHAEVHGAKMISGHLQGRILATFSHMIRPRRILEIGTYTGYSALCLAEGLTEDGILYTVDIDKNLEARVKGYFESSGKAHQIRYYIGPALEIVPKINEKFDLIFIDADKKNYTQYYELSLEKLNPHGFIIVDNVLWKGKVCETENQLTKDKYTQTIIDFNNRVHNDSRTDNVLFPIRDGLMVIRKK
- a CDS encoding YicC/YloC family endoribonuclease; the protein is MQKSMTGFGKAIYEDDQLRVSVEARSVNSKHADVSLQVPKLFTEQTLAWRNLIITYLHRGKIEVTVSYEAKQKATPQIVIQEPLFKAYYKMLEQLANDVGAHTNNIFDIALKTTGVMVNATDKAFDTEIDEHTRNKIEDTIQTALQKCDQTREEEGKALLQSISSYLYKITQELALINSLDSNRLEVIKTRLLDKLKAISPELPIDELRLEQELVYHLDKLDITEEKVRLANHLAYFEKVMKHEEIAGKKLTFITQEIGRELNTLGVKANDATIQQYVIVMKNELEKIKEQLQNIL
- a CDS encoding phosphatase PAP2 family protein, giving the protein MILLTIAVLITICDQFASGLVKPYIQKLRPCFDPNLKAIVHVIGRHHGSYGFISSHAANTFGLATFLCLLFRTHYCFLLFIWASIVSYARIYGGVHYPGDILLGALSGIWWGWNIYMVYRFYCAKY
- a CDS encoding coiled-coil domain-containing protein; the encoded protein is MSLVKKIKGKFNTSSIVIMLFIISVAACDEGCSKEPIPQAYGDLVMSVDKKTLTGETQKEFNLSFLKEDEKLRTLLKDFELKVSVEQGKVSYLAYKDEKWEKETSANFTKNLSHFFNFSELGVEEAINEKGEVKFTIKPDASRVQTIVIIELFKVDGEKRTSKGSPLQVTWNKAESEIGICFGAFYGLTNNKEFHNDQQVSFFINNVGKDEISLEDIFIRLTSTVVEHQGASFTLNGKKIINGESANIEPFLMNKNASPYSTILQLDEEGDNSASEVTLELVCGAKKIVKSLTWSKAILQPQPQSAAVTEEEAEAQRLEKEKVRRQAAERLRQEEASERLAQEEERLRQEAERAAGEERIRQEEGRLQQAAERLRQEEGRLQQAAERLRQEEGRLQQAAERLKQKEEKLKQAEEAERLRQVEEERLKQAEEQAERLARAAEAGPSEEENTKESEISGDNASTSTSTSNSSIQLASSASVVPPAPTPPPASLVSTFPTQQKPASAGGSRPIAREDKGKERLNSQDEPIGEQLLSQAIKDLKRTNEQRQSQQVSGKVLSPHSPTSEEIAREKRRSVMVGEEGEKKDAKDKDEDERDNEIMDEVSRAKVQEDKLLQEDKQRDREFRESKRSTAKRVVIPRGQPSEMSKTALLDAIRNRADQTTNVNREEEKLLRKIHDDIDKGLFKPRFTLLPSLPSGSESLNDMQKVFAAAFDRMKALGQISSDENENAEKSNDEIDDPWDDEETTTEKELADWHLIDSAKKPSLNPDFKAKLKRLREIYRRAISGLDPDRNWGWGKWLVWEYQHYNTSEKKANIEATVDIYIEEHADELQGEFANLDISNPTRVDEERKIVVKDGDINRTLMLNE